From a region of the Neodiprion fabricii isolate iyNeoFabr1 chromosome 7, iyNeoFabr1.1, whole genome shotgun sequence genome:
- the LOC124186165 gene encoding 3'(2'),5'-bisphosphate nucleotidase 1, which produces MAQSAPLLLRVVASSVTVAGRAGKIIRDVMTGGELNIVNKGKNDPQTEADRSAQRCIVASLSRQFPNVAIIGEEGPSNCEVPSDWVVTDSDQQVLGVRLPQDLEEVEDKDLCIWVDPLDGTSEYAQGLVEHVTVLIGVAVREKAVGGIIHQPYYKNPEDGSLGRTLWGIDGVATGGLQLIPPPEGKRIVTTTRSHSDGTVQSALDALEADEILKVGGAGHKVMLLLEGKAHAYVFASAGCKRWDTCAPEAILRAFGGTLTDIHGECYSYNAETSHPNTRGVLATAPGQQHAWYLKKIPDEIKQRLA; this is translated from the exons ATGGCGCAGAGTGCTCCACTTCTTTTGCGCGTGGTCGCATCCTCAGTGACAGTAGCTGGACGTGCCGGAAAGATAATCAGGGACGTGATGACCGGAGGCGAACTGAACATAGTGAACAAGGGAAAGAACGATCCCCAAACCGAAGCTGACAGATCGGCGCAAAGGTGTATCGTCGCTTCTCTCAGCAGGCAGTTTCCCAACGTCGCTATAATCGGAGAAGAGGGACCGTCAAACTGCGAAGTCCCTTCCGATTGGGTGGTAACTGACTCTGATCAGCAGGTTCTTGGCGTAAGGCTTCCTCAGGATCTCGAAGAAGTGGAGGACAAGGATTTGTGTATTTGGGTAGATCCTCTTGACG GTACTTCGGAATACGCGCAAGGACTTGTGGAGCACGTGACCGTTCTGATTGGAGTTGCAGTTAGAGAAAAAGCTGTTGGGGGGATTATTCATCAACCTTATTACAAGAACCCTGAAGACGGAAGCCTGGGTCGAACGTTATGGGGTATTGATGGGGTCGCGACTGGAGGTCTCCAATTGATTCCTCCTCCCGAGGGAAAGAGGATTGTTACGACAACGCG TTCCCATTCCGATGGGACGGTTCAATCAGCTCTAGACGCTTTGGAAGCGGACGAAATCTTGAAAGTTGGTGGTGCAGGACACAAG GTTATGCTCCTCCTGGAGGGAAAAGCTCACGCTTACGTTTTTGCAAGCGCGGGCTGCAAGCGATGGGACACGTGCGCCCCTGAAGCGATTCTTCGAGCTTTCGGTGGAACCTTAACCGACATTCACGGCGAATGTTATTCCTACAACGCTGAAACGAGTCATCCAAATACCCGAGGGGTGCTGGCCACTGCACCAGGGCAACAACATGCTTGGTACTTGAAGAAGATACCGGacgaaataaaacaaagaCTGGCTTAG